TGAACATTTGAGGATAACCTGTTCAAAAGCATTGCGGAGGACTAAAGGATCATATGGGGTTGAAGGAACCAGCTCAGAGTACCATGGAGGATTGTACCACCTCCTAAGCCCTCCTACAAGGTAAACACAACTTTCAAATGAAACTACAAAGCGTAAAAAATGcctcaaatttaatttaatggtataataataatagtaatacaATACCTTGTTTACTTGAATAGATGTGGCCTGGAGGGAAAGCCATAAACTGCTCACAATCATCACTAAGTGCCTTCATCTCAGAAGCAAACCATACAGAACCTATTAAGAAGAGTTACTAATTAAACATTATACACTACTTGATGAGACAAGATTAAAACAGTACTTGGAATATATATACCATCAACACCCCATCCAATGTATAAGGGGATGACACCAATAGCGTCCCTTGCAGCTATAAAACTCTTGTCACGTGTATCAAGAAGGACAAACGCAAACATTCCATCCAACATGTCAATAAACTCCTCTCCATGTTCTTCATACTGCAAACAACAGAGATTTTCAGAAAATTACAATTGAAAGCTTAGAGCAACTAACTAAACTATTCAGACTCTTTTAACTTACAAGATGAGCAATGACTTCACAGTCACTACCAGTCCAGAACTGATGAGACTTCAGCTTCTCACGCAGAATCTTGTGGTTGTATATCTCTCCATTGACCTGAAAATCATtaccacatttttttttatttttaccgtATTCAGATGATAGTTATTGAGAAGAAAGCAACAAAGAAGGTATCGAAAGAGAAAAGTACAGTGACAACGACGGTCTTGTCTTGGTTATAGAGAGGCTGGTCTCCGGAAGTTGGGTCAATGATGGCTAAACGCTCATGAGCAAGGTAACAATCTTCATGACTATGGAGTCCACTCCAGTCAGGACCTCTATGCCTCAATCTATACACAAACAATAGTTAAAACATAAAGATGACATCTTTTTGAAAGAAACACATTGCCCATGATTAAAAGTTGAAACCCTTTGGAATACGAATTCATAAAACGATTGTCGCATTGCTTCATTATCAATGCATTATTCAATGAGAAAGGGAGGGAAGAGTACCTGCGAGAGAGCTCGATGATACGAGAACGTTTAGCTTGAGAGTTATCGATGCAACCAAGGACTGCGAGTATCCCACACATTGTGGTGATGTGGGCAAAGGAACGATCTTCTCTGATAAACAAATGGATTGGAGaagatttgtatttatttatatagggAGGCTTTCAAGTTTCAATCGCAGCCGTTGATTTTAACATTTCACTTTATAGCCctaatctttttgttttcttttattttggacTCGTTATTGTGATTggtagaaagaaaaaaaaatctatatatccagaaaaaatcattttccaAGTTGGAGaacttataaaaaaacattaccaCATGCTATGCCATATACAGTATTTGGCCTTTCACATTTCCAAATCACGTTTTGAACGATTGCCTCAGATTTTCATTCATCAAAGAGTTTTACAAAATCAGTCTCAATTATTCGTgggttttttttgtaaatattataattagcTATTTTTCTCTCCATATATACACTATCTACATCATCTAaaccaaaaaatctaaatattaaattttattatttaatatatttgatttgtaTAATAAGTGTTTTCACATTCTATTTAATTGGATTTGTCATCCTAGTATACAAAATATGATGAAAATAATCGATGTTTGTTCCTTTTTGCTAGATTTAGTAAAGTTGATGGACTGATTTGCAAAATGTTTTTTACTAAATATAACTAACTACTAGTCAAACAAAACGACGCCGGGTTGGTAGATCATCtcctgagaagaagaagaagtataaAGTTAGAAAAGAGGAAAAGTGTTGGGAGTTTCTACAAAAGCACAGGCACACATTCTCCACCAACAGCGAAGAAGGCGATCTATTGGATTCAATGGCGGCGTCTAACGGAGCGAAGAGTGCGTCGAAGATGGGCCCTAAGGTTTTGTTTTACTCCTTACTGCTAACGCTTCAGTACGGAGCACAGCCTCTGATCTCCAAACGCTGCATCGGGTACAACCTTAATGCCCTCTAAATCTCTCTTCTTGGTGATTAGTTGAGTGCCCTATTCGGTGTGTTTGTTTCTGGAAAACGcgagattttttttgtgtttggatTTTACAAGTTTTTTATGCAATTTGATTTCTGGGGTAATCTGTTTGTATGCTCTGATCGATTCAATCTGCGAATTTTTGTTCATAATAGttattaaagtttcaaactttgaaTCGGGAAACCTAAGTTTTGTCGTTATTCTGGTTGTTACTGTGAGAAAAAGACGATGAATGATCACTGTTAAGCTACCCCATTTTGCTTTCTTGTACTAGTCCGTTTTGGTTGTATCTTCTTGTACGGTTAAAATGGATTGCCTCTTGTCATGGTTTtgattgatgtttttttttttttttttgcaggaagGAGGTTATTGTAACTTCATCTGTTTTGACATGCGAGATTGTTAAGGTGATTTAAACTCTTGAAATTTAGACAGTTGGGGAATGATGTTTCTGAAGCTTCGGCTGTATGTCCTTTGTTTTCAGGTTGTATGTGCTCTGATTCTCATGGCAAGAGATGGTAGTTTGAAAGGGTTAGCAAAAGAGTGGACGTTGATGGGATCCTTGACCGCATCTGGACTTCCTGCAGCCATATATGCACTTCAGAACAGTTTGCTTCAGATCTCCTACAGGAGTCTTGACTCCTTGACTTTTTCTATTCTCAACCAGACCAAAATCTTTTTCACTGCATTCTTTACATTCATCATACTAAGGCAGAAGCAATCAGTTCAACAAATAGGAGCTTTGTGTTTATTGATCATGGCAGCAGTCCTTCTAAGTGTTGGTGAAGGCTCTAACAAGACTTCTTCAAGCGGCATTAATCCGGAACAGGTGCTGTTTTCTGGAATCATCCCGGTCTTGGTAGCCTCTGTGCTCTCGGGTTTAGCCTCTTCTCTATGTCAATGGGCTTCTCAGGTCAAGAAGCATTCATCATACTTAATGACAGTAGAAATGTCTATTGTTGGAAGCCTCTGCATGTTAGCAAGTACCCTTAAATCTCCAGATGGTGAAGCCATCAAAAGACATGGTTTCTTTCATGGTTGGACTGCTTTAACCCTGGTAAACTGCTTTCTCCATCTCGATGGTAAGACTCTTATTGCTAAATGTTTCTAATGCACTGTGATTGTTCTTACAGGTCCCAGTTATAAGCAATGCTCTCGGTGGAATACTCGTTGGCCTAGTTACATCACATGCTGGTGGTGTAAGAAAGGTAAAAAACAAAGAAGCTTCCTAATCATTCTTACACAGTTCAATACTATTCAACAAAAACTGAAGCTTATGTGcaatgtgtttttgtttttattccaAAGGGATTTGTGATTGTCTCGGCATTACTTGTCACCGCTCTGCTGCAGTTTGCGTTTGAAGGAAAACCGCCTTCATCGTATTGTCTCGTATCTCTTCCTCTCGTGATCAGTAGTATCTCATTGTACCAGAAATATCCATACctggacaagaagaagaagaaggtctaAGAACCTTTTACACCTTCTCAGATTCACAGGGGTAGCTGCTGCTAAATATCTAGATGGTAGTGATTCTTGGACCATTCAGAAGAATTTGTATTATTACATTGATAGGGTAATACATATGGAATGAGTCCTGTAATGATCTGAGTCCATGTCATgagttttattttatcaaaaacttTAGCTCTTGATTCGGTGCGTTTATCTGTTCTGGCGTATTTATGATTGTGTACGGTGTCTGAATCTGAGTTCGGCCTATGTGTTTGAAACGGGGCAAGAATAACGCAAATTCAACCACTAATCTTATATTATTGAAGACAATAGGCCCAACACTCCTCCTGTTCCTTGGCGTTGGTAAAAAACAAGCATACTTATTAGTTATTTCATGTAGGGTAACTTCGACAACAGTTATCAACTTATCATCAGGTTCCTAATCTCTCCATCTATATTGATCGATTAAAACACGACATAAATGATACATACGCAACTGTTGGGTCAAAGGTGGTTTGACCTTCCGATCtagattattttttatataatgctTGATCGTCTAGTTCTTCCAAGTGTTCTAGGGTTTTGGGGCCGTTTCCTTGTATAACAAGCATTTACTCGGGTGATACGATCGAGAAATAACGGTACATAtcccatatatatattaatcgagtatctttaaaaagttgtaaccttaagtttgtactaattaaaaataaattatgcttaggaGTCACTTGATTAAGATTACAATTTAGCTTACATAACAGTTtagaaaacaattgaaaaaaatgttggtccaaATCCAATTATtagaaaacattatattaacccaaaatataagaagtatatattttttctaatatgattaacatatatatgacaattaatgactatgaataataaaaattcaataacaatttttgcatcttttttcgtttttgtttaatttttatatcattagaaaaaataaacaatcacattaaccatataagattttttttttcttatatgttatattttgaattgttttaaatgactttaaattacaaaaatgaagaaaccttatatgttatatttaaaaaattttaaaacggccttaaattataaaaaatgaggaaactttaaatgttatatttttcttatatgttacattttttcttatatgttatattttgaattttcaaaaacgactttaaattaaaaaaaaatgtaagttttccttaagcatacaactaaaaacattaacatgacatgacatgtatcaattcgatggttaatttgaaacctttcaaaaccatatgaaagataaatgtcaaaataattcaactgtggaaacaatactgttcatttttttcaagaatgtgttcggtgaaaaaaataaggtttttgtgtcataatttttttaatgtccaatccgatcaacccatgatatattaattatagtttagttccaCGATgtattatctatctatctatctatctatctatatatctttatatataaagtagactttTTCCCTTCTTCCGACAAGTGGCAGGGGGTTtgctgccacgtgtcatctttttgtctttttacacTTTAGATCAttcttcttttagattattgcaatttggttcactattttctaattatacattatctaatccttctcacactaaccatcatcatttgaattttgctaatatattttaatctattttattgttcaaaaaattgcaaaacgaataaagaaataagtaaaaaatataaatgtactttaaatatttaatttattcgcagctaaaaataacataaactttcattattttattattttttactattttctattatttcatttacaactatatatttatcttaa
The window above is part of the Brassica napus cultivar Da-Ae chromosome C3, Da-Ae, whole genome shotgun sequence genome. Proteins encoded here:
- the LOC106433518 gene encoding UDP-N-acetylglucosamine transporter ROCK1, with protein sequence MAASNGAKSASKMGPKVLFYSLLLTLQYGAQPLISKRCIGKEVIVTSSVLTCEIVKVVCALILMARDGSLKGLAKEWTLMGSLTASGLPAAIYALQNSLLQISYRSLDSLTFSILNQTKIFFTAFFTFIILRQKQSVQQIGALCLLIMAAVLLSVGEGSNKTSSSGINPEQVLFSGIIPVLVASVLSGLASSLCQWASQVKKHSSYLMTVEMSIVGSLCMLASTLKSPDGEAIKRHGFFHGWTALTLVPVISNALGGILVGLVTSHAGGVRKGFVIVSALLVTALLQFAFEGKPPSSYCLVSLPLVISSISLYQKYPYLDKKKKKV